The segment GCGGTGGCGATGTTCCACCAGGCCTACGACGCCACAGGAGGCGGCGACCTCGTGCCCAGGCCCCGAGGGGCGGGTGACGATCCGGGCGACGACCCGGGTCATCACGCCGGCCGGGACCGGAGCGGGGAGAAGGTGGGCGCCACCCGTCGATAGGCTGGCGCCATGACCTCACCCCACGACGAGCCTCGCTGCGCTCCCCTCGCCGCAGGGACCCCGAGATGATCGATCCCACGACGCTCGACGACCACGCCTTCGCCGTCTGGGCGGCCGAACGGGCCGGCTCGGTGCTGCTCGACGTACGCGCCGGGGCCGCGGCCGACGGTCTGGAGGGCAAGGCGCTCAAGGACGCGGGCGACGCCGCCGCGCAGGCTGAGCTCGACCGGATCCTCACCCAGCACCGTCCCGACGACAGCGTGCTGTCCGAGGAGGCGTCCGACGACAAGTCACGGCTGACCGCCCGACGCGTGTGGATCATCGACCCCCTCGACGGCACCCGCGAGTTCTCCGAGCCGCCGCGCGACGACTGGGCCGTGCACGTCGCCCTGTGGGAGGACGGCGAGCTCGTGGCGGGCGCGGTCGCCCAGCCCGCGCTGGGGGAGACGTTCAGCACCGGCCGCCCCAGCGTGGTGCCGCCGCGCACCTCGGAGCGCCCCCGCATCGCCG is part of the Nocardioides cavernae genome and harbors:
- a CDS encoding 3'(2'),5'-bisphosphate nucleotidase CysQ, with amino-acid sequence MIDPTTLDDHAFAVWAAERAGSVLLDVRAGAAADGLEGKALKDAGDAAAQAELDRILTQHRPDDSVLSEEASDDKSRLTARRVWIIDPLDGTREFSEPPRDDWAVHVALWEDGELVAGAVAQPALGETFSTGRPSVVPPRTSERPRIAVSRSRPPAFVEALAADLDAELVPMGSAGVKVMSVVRDIADAYVHAGGQYQWDNAAPVVVARAAGLYCSRVDGSPLVYNEDDTSLPDLIVCRPELAEQIVDFVRRHGTA